The region AAGTTTATGAAAGAATAAATAATAAATTTTGTTTATTACGCGGGCAGCAGGGTACATCATATAACGGCAAGGTTTACGGCTCCACTATCGTTTCGCCCAAATTGATTCACCAAGCGCGGTCGCGCTAAGGTTCATCAACTTCGTAAACCTGCGGGACGTTATCTGAAATAGCGAGGAGACACAGCTAGTAGTTATATTAATCGGTATCTAGCTTATAATAATAATTCAAATTACTAAAGGATAGAATCAACATTTCAAGGTAAAAGATGAAAACAAAATCAAAATTACAGGTTTATTTTTAGTATTGTAATTATTTGCATAATAGCATTAGATATTGTAAAATTAAGGTATTATTTATTAATTTGCAGGACTTAATTTTACAAGTGTAATTTTATCAGTTAGTAGGGATTTTGATTTTGTAGCGCTGACGTCGAAAATGTTGATTCCTTGATTTATAATCTAATGATAAATTTCAGGGTAGAAAAAGTTAATTATTGAAAAACATTAAAATACTTTAGCTTAGTTTATCATTAGAAAGACTTGCCGAATTTAAGATAAAACCTGTTAAGAACTTTTAAAACTGATTTAAGTTCTAAAAAAGAAAGTACATATGGATTCATCGCTTGGAGTGGTTTTAGAAGTTCTTACTTTGAAAAAATAGTTTAAGGGAGAAGTGGTAAAACCTTAAATTAAGTATAGATGGTTTTATTTTTCAAAGAGGTCAGTTTGTAAATTCGGACAAGTCAAGAATTTGAATGATTATGGGATCACAGGTAATAGATAATTTAATGTTACTTAGCAAATCCTCGCTACTTCAGCTAACAGCAAGGTTTACGGTTCCGCTACGCTGCACCCAAATTTCTTCGTTAAGGGCAGTCGCCCTAAAACTCAGAAACTTCGTAAACCTGCGGGACGTTATATGAAATGCTAATTATAATAAAAGAAAAGACCCTAAAGAAATCACAAAATTTCCTCAGGGCTTAAATAATTTAATTAGCTTGTTTATTGGATAATGGTTTTATGAGGTTTCTAATTAAATCGGGACTATCAGTCCAGAAAACAAAACGTCCTTTATTTTCACTATTGACATAGTCCCAATCGCCTTTGAAATTAAAATCATTATATTCTCTTGATTTATTATTAAGTATATTCCATATTTTATTTCGTGTTTTAACTGCATTGTCTTTATTTTCATCATATATATCTATAATAGTACAAATTTGAAGAGGGCCTTCAATTTCCATATGTCGACCATCTAGAAAGTCTTTTACTTCTGAATTCATTTTTTTG is a window of Halanaerobiaceae bacterium ANBcell28 DNA encoding:
- a CDS encoding helix-turn-helix domain-containing protein, with the translated sequence MSNKDIFYSNDNEQEFFTTKQIAQILDMTPRTIRNFIKSNKLNAAKFGGEWRIRKKDLMNFMDDQFQNQYSEGRYKKMNSEVKDFLDGRHMEIEGPLQICTIIDIYDENKDNAVKTRNKIWNILNNKSREYNDFNFKGDWDYVNSENKGRFVFWTDSPDLIRNLIKPLSNKQAN